The following proteins are encoded in a genomic region of Marasmius oreades isolate 03SP1 chromosome 10, whole genome shotgun sequence:
- a CDS encoding uncharacterized protein (antiSMASH:Cluster_10.2), translating to MQPTWESPDFYLASLSLHNHTHPQTHPQTQQLYSFWNSILLSPYLPHHPPSPQSDASSSPSTSTTSITPPLPPPRRPQQALHVICNAPIIAPKPLPYHSPTFLKFELLPDIEEDLSHPPYIQRPSKRKRENGDSSDEFVTRKRRTKDIAGPPRPPSVYQRDSTVMKHRQRKLASRGTTANPQLTSDSHSNRFPTHRARR from the exons ATGCAGCCTACCTGGGAGTCCCCCGATTTCTACCTAGCAAGCCTTTCTCTCCATAACCATACCCATCCTCAGACCCACCCTCAGACCCAACAGCTCTATTCCTTCTGGAATTCCATATTACTTTCCCCATATT TACCTCATCATCCCCCTTCACCTCAGTCGGACGCTAGTTCGTccccttcaacttcaaccaCCTCGATAACACCACCCCTTCCGCCTCCTAGACGTCCGCAGCAAGCTCTACACGTCATTTGCAATGCCCCCATAATAGCCCCCAAGCCCCTGCCCTACCACTCACCCACTTTTCTAAAGTTTGAGCTTCTCCCAGACATTGAGGAAGACCTTTCGCATCCCCCTTACATACAGCGTCCTTCCAAACGAAAACGCGAAAACGGCGATAGTTCCGATGAGTTCGTCACCCGGAAGCGACGGACGAAAGACATAGCTGGTCCTCCACGCCCACCCAGTGTGTATCAGCGCGACAGCACGGTGATGAAGCACCGCCAACGCAAATTAGCGTCACGCGGAACGACAGCAAACCCACAGCTTACTTCAGACTCCCACTCCAACCGTTTTCCAACTCACCGGGCACGCCGATAA
- a CDS encoding uncharacterized protein (antiSMASH:Cluster_10.2), with the protein MFRPFKPQISALRNLHSQHRAAQPLYSLKRTQHGSLPVYSDIRNGGSRYLLYIRNVDGDAQALSKDLSSSLFPSGSPEAASLKIHTQRSRHVVIQGGRWKNQVMDWLSQRGF; encoded by the exons ATGTTTCGTCCTTTCAAGCCCCAAATTTCTGCCCTTCGTAACCTGCACTCGCAACACCGTGCAGCCCAGCCTCTTTATTCTCTCAAGCGAACTCAGCATGGCAGTCTTCCCGTTTATTCTGATATTCGTAACGGAGGTTCCCGCTATCTCCTCTATATCCGAAATGTAGACGGTGATGCTCAG GCGCTTTCAAAGGATTTATCTTCTTCCCTATTTCCCTCAGGTTCTCCCGAGGCTGCCAGCCTCAAAATACACACCCAGAGGTCCAGACACGTAGTCATACAGGGTGGCAGATGGAAGAATCAGGTCATGGATTGGCTTTCCCAAAGGGGCTTCTAG
- the SNZ1 gene encoding Pyridoxal 5'-phosphate synthase subunit snz1 (BUSCO:EOG09263MIB; antiSMASH:Cluster_10.2) codes for MTSPASTPIPQGAGSSATPSVAPARSNTSNATSSLGTFGVKSGLAQMLKGGVIMDVVNAEQARIAEEAGACAVMALERVPADIRAEGGVARMSDPKMIKDIVEAVTIPVMAKVRIGHFVEAQILQVIGVDYIDESEVLTPADDEHHINKHNFKVPFVCGARNLGEALRRISEGAAMIRTKGEAGTGNVVEAVRHERAVNSEIRKASSMNEEELYTYAKEIQAPFHLLKEVARLKRLPVVNFAAGGIATPADAALMMQLGCDGVFVGSGIFKSGDAAKRARAIVQAVTHYNNPKVLAEVSEDLGPAMVGLTIDANLKGGQMAARGW; via the exons ATGACAAGCCCAGCATCGACGCCTATACCTCAAGGTGCTGGATCTTCAGCTACACCATCAGTCGCTCCTGCACGTTCAAATACCTCAAATGCCACCAGCAGTCTTGGAACTTTCGGG GTCAAATCGGGTCTCGCGCAGATGCTCAAG GGTGGCGTGATCATGGATGTCGTTAATGCGGAGCAG GCACGTATCGCCGAAGAAGCCGGCGCATGTGCGGTTATGGCTCTCGAAAGAGTACCTGCGGATATCAGAGCGGAGGGAGGAGTGGCCAGGATG AGCGACCCCAAAATGATTAAAGACATTGTCGAAGCTGTCACTATTCCCGTTATGGCTAAAGTTAGAATCGGCCATTTCGTCGAAGCTCAA ATTCTCCAAGTTATTGGCGTGGACTACATTGACGAGTCCGAGGTGCTCACGCCTGCGGATGATGAGCATCACATCAATAAGCATAACTTCAAGGTTCCTTTCGTCTGTGGTGCTCGTAATTTGGGAGAAGCACTTCGCCGGATATCCGAGGGAGCTGCGATGATCAGAACCAAAGGTGAAGCGGGAACAGGAAATGTTGTAGAAGC TGTCCGTCATGAACGTGCTGTGAACAGCGAAATCAGGAAAGCAAGTAGtatgaacgaggaagagtTGTATACCTACGCGAAGGAGATTCAAGCTCCTTTCCACCTTCTCAAGGAAGTCGCACGTTTGAAGCGTCTTCCTGTCGTTAATTTTGCGGCTGGAGGGATCGCTACGCCAG CTGATGCGGCACTCATGATGCAGTTGGGTTGCGATGGTG TCTTCGTTGGGTCCGGCATCTTCAAG TCCGGCGATGCCGCGAAGCGCGCTCGTGCGATTGTACAAGCG GTTACTCACTATAACAACCCAAAGGTCTTGGCCGAG GTTTCGGAAGATCTGGGACCGGCTATGGTCGGCTTGACGAT CGACGCTAACCTCAAGGGAGGCCAGATGGCTGCCCGAGGATGGTAG
- a CDS encoding uncharacterized protein (antiSMASH:Cluster_10.2) yields MLINASDAQCLNLPHYCRQRSPNSPLQQTTYLRPSGLLAIDLLVTTSLPTSHYWGFFKIHRLYTSHAEVAENQLSAYDQGVQVYLPLQTTTTRCTSNSLT; encoded by the exons ATGCTTATCAACGCATCCGACGCACAGTGTCTAAATCTGCCCCACTACTGTAGACAACGCAGTCCCAACTCTCCCTTACAGCAGACCACCTATCTTCGGCCG TCAGGACTCCTTGCAATTGACCTTCTTGTAACGACATCGCTCCCGACCAGTCATTATTGGGGCTTCTTCAAAATTCACAGGCTCTATACTTCCCATGCTGAGGTTGCTGAGAATCAATTGAGTGCTTATGACCAAGGTGTGCAGGTGTACCTCCCATTGCAGACCACCACGACAAGATGTACATCCAACTCCTTGACTTAG
- a CDS encoding uncharacterized protein (MEROPS:MER0034665; CAZy:CE10) produces the protein MSTTRIPHQPLHPSVIDRLDPDYAKFHNDVLQYIVPPHTLPWDPAIRNAPAVPGGTAPLKVGKTQDLDLTHTKFRVFTPEGAPPSSSGWPAFIFFHGGGWTFGNINAENSFCTNMCIHAKCVVLSVDYRLAPEHKYPAAVEDAVESLQWVIKSGEEILNIDVTKIAVGGSSSGGNLAAILALKASEPSFMPSLPSPLIFQLLIVPVTDNTATADPGGLWESNKFSPWLSPDRMNWFKKNYLPNQEDWTKWDASPIFAPKELMGKTPNAWIAIAELDILREEGIAYGEKLKEAGVKQVETVVFKGGPHPIMAMDGLSSWEQSW, from the exons ATGTCTACCACCAGGATTCCACACCAGCCTTTACATCCCTCCGTGATCGACAGACTCGATCCAGATTATGCCAAATTTCACAACGACGTCCTACAATACATCGTACCTCCACACACGCTCCCCTGGGACCCAGCCATTCGTAATGCCCCCGCTGTACCTGGAGGAACAGCCCCGTTGAAAGTTGGCAAAACGCAGGATCTGGACTTGACCCATACAAAGTTTAGAGTGTTCACGCCGGAAGGCGCACCCCCGAGCAGCAGTGGATGGCCAGCTTTTATCTTTTTCCACGGAG GCGGGTGGACATTTGGAAATATTAACGCTGAGAATTCGTTTTGCACCAATATGTGTATTC ATGCTAAATGCGTAGTCTTATCGGTCGATTACAGACTTGCCCCCGAACACAAGTAcccagccgccgtagaggaCGCTGTTGAATCTCTGCAATGGGTGATCAAAAGCGGAGAAGAGATTCTCAACATCGATGTAACTAAGATTGCGGTTGGAGGTTCATCAAG CGGGGGAAACCTGGCCGCCATCCTCGCACTCAAAGCCAGCGAACCTTCCTTCATGCCCTCACTCCCTTCCCCCCTCATCTTCCAACTCTTAATTGTCCCCGTCACTGATAACACTGCGACAGCTGACCCCGGTGGCCTTTGGGAATCCAACAAATTCTCCCCCTGGCTCTCACCTGATCGTATGAACTGGTTTAAAAAGAACTACCTACCCAATCAAGAAGACTGGACGAAATGGGACGCTTCGCCTATATTTGCGCCGAAGGAGTTGATGGGGAAGACGCCGAATGCGTGGATTGCTATTGCAGAGTTGGATATCCTTAGAGAGGAAGGTATAGCGTACGGTGAGAAATTGAAAGAGGCAGGTGTGAAGCAGGTTGAGACCGTGGTTTTTAAGGGTGGGCCCCACCCTATAATGGCTATGGATG GGCTGTCAAGCTGGGAGCAAAGTTGGTAG
- the YPT1 gene encoding GTP-binding protein of the rab, producing the protein MHTSEYDYLFKLLLIGDSGVGKSCLLLRFADDTYTESYISTIGVDFKIRTIELEGKTVKLQIWDTAGQERFRTITSSYYRGAHGIIVVYDVTDNDTFTNVKQWLQEIDRYASEGVNKLLVGNKSDLTSKKVVEYTVAKEFADQLSIPFLETSAKNATNVEQAFLTMAKQIKDRMGSSSTTPGAGKSTVVTPGQTLAQQQSGGCC; encoded by the exons ATGCACACGAGTGAATACGATTACCTCTTCAAACTCCTCCTCATCGGTGACTCTGGCGTTGGCAAA TCTTGTTTATTGCTGCGTTTCGCAGACGACACATACACGGAAAGCTACATCAGTACCATTGGAGTTGATTTCAAGATTAGGACGATTGAGCTGGAAGGAAAGACCGTGAAGCTGCAAATC TGGGATACAGCAG GCCAAGAACGTTTCCGTACTATCACATCTTCTTACTACCGTGGCGCTCATGGTATAATTGTCGTTTATGATGTTACCGACAACG ACACTTTCACGAACGTCAAGCAATGGCTTCAGGAGATTGACAGATATGCATCCGAGGGCGTAAACAAATTGCTCGTGGGTAACAAGTCGGACTTGACGAGCAAGAAAGTTGTGGAGTATACCGTCGCCAAG GAATTCGCTGACCAACTCAGCATCCCCTTCCTCGAGACTTCGGCTAAGAACGCAACCAATGTCGAGCAGGCTTTCTTGACTATGGCGAAGCAAATTAAGGACAG AATGGGATCTTCATCGACTACACCTGGTGCGGGCAAGTCGACGGTCGTCACACCAGGACAGACCCTGGCACAGCAGCAATCCGGCGGCTGTTGCTAA
- a CDS encoding uncharacterized protein (MEROPS:MER0079560): protein MPSLVYALLSMTVLHTTAATSNPSTPFTQGEYQKGSKLPITRVQNDQLRFRRSQSSMMLSNQNKFSYLVPIRIGGQSFPLILDTGSSDLWVVSDKCSSKDCSSVSRYSQPSSKDLETLGTPFDLSYLKGSVSGVVALDVVSLGSFEIRPQVFGLADDIKDMNLAGNGHSGILGLSFPSEASISPNVAPTVLENIFKYLDEPYFAIKLGTSPGPNDPTSSLTFGQLDEKYASHLSEFFFTPVSTAGASGYTYWKVSIQTFIVDGQPVQLSPSTVRGVRDTQIAVVDTGTTLIVGPTSDVDAIWGATGSAARYNTNEKIWEVRCNKAVDIRLVLGNRDRHVELPIDYEDVNWDEGEHESGWCIGGIQANDDVGSGDWLLGDAFLRSVYTVHFIGNTTHPPSMGFLGTVDRNVTYEQFRAKRGPDLDQSSPPPANIQGVLRTPARPAAPIVYSLGSAGGFIGGAAAMTAFRMRRRFLAGGL from the exons ATGCCCTCTCTGGTTTACGCTCTTTTATCAATGACTGTACTTCATACTACAGCTGCTACTTCAAATCCATCCACTCCTTTTACTCAAGGCGAGTATCAAAAAGGTTCCAAACTTCCCATTACTCGAGTCCAGAATGACCAGCTCCGATTCCGCCGTTCGCAAAGTTCGATGATGCTTTCTAATCAGAACAAATT CTCTTACCTTGTCCCGATTCG GATTGGCGGGCAATCTTTTCCATTGATCTTGGACACTGGTTCTTCAGATTTA TGGGTCGTGTCGGATAAATGTTCCTCAAAAGACTGTTCTTCGGTTTCACGATATTCTCAACCATCGTCTAAGGACTTAGAAACTCTGGGAACGCCATTCGATCTTTCATATCTCAAAGGGTCAGTATCAGGAGTTGTCGCCCTTGACGTGGTGTCATTAGGATCATTCGAGATCAGACCTCAAGTCTTTG GGCTCGCCGACGACATCAAGGACATGAATCTGGCTGGTAACGGGCACTCTGGAATTCTCggtctttctttcccttcggaAGCGTCGATCTCTCCCAACGTTGCCCCAACGGTACTGGAGAACATCTTTAAATATCTGGATGAACCCTATTTTGCCATCAAACTCGGAACTAGCCCTGGACCTAACGATCCGACCTCCTCTTTGACCTTTGGGCAGCTGGATGAGAAATATGCGTCCCACCTTTCTGAATTTTTCTTCACCCCTGTTTCCACGGCTGGTGCAAGTGGCTACACTTACTGGAAGGTTTCTATTCAAACTTTCATCGTCGATGGACAACCCGTGCAATTATCACCGTCTACCGTCCGTGGAGTACGCGACACACAAATCGCAGTTGTCGACACCGGCACCACACTTATCGTGGGTCCTACTAGTGACGTCGACGCGATCTGGGGAGCGACTGGTTCCGCTGCTAGGTATAACACTAATGAGAAGATCTGGGAGGTACGTTGCAACAAGGCCGTTGACATTCGGCTTGTCTTGGGGAACAGGGACCGTCATGTAGAGCTTCCCATCGATTATGAGGATGTCAACTGGGACGAAGGTGAACATGAAAGTGGATGGTGTATCGGGGGGATACAAGCCAATGACGAC GTCGGTTCTGGAGACTGGCTACTTGGAGATGCTTTTCTTCGT AGCGTCTACACTGTCCACTTCATCGGAAATACGACACATCCACCCTCCATGGGCTTCTTAGGAACCGTCGACCGTAACGTCACATACGAACAATTCCGAGCGAAGCGGGGGCCCGACTTGGATCAATCGTCGCCGCCGCCAGCGAACATTCAGGGCGTACTAAGAACACCAGCAAGGCCTGCGGCGCCGATTGTTTATAGTCTAGGATCTGCTGGAGGTTTCATTGGCGGAGCGGCAGCGATGACGGCGTTTCGTATGCGGCGTAGGTTTCTTGCTGGAGGTCTGTGA
- a CDS encoding uncharacterized protein (MEROPS:MER0079560), whose translation MMLSNQNKFSYLVPIRIGGQSFPLILDTGSSDLWVVSDKCSSKDCSSVSRYSQPSSKDLETLGTPFDLSYLKGSVSGVVALDVVSLGSFEIRPQVFGLADDIKDMNLAGNGHSGILGLSFPSEASISPNVAPTVLENIFKYLDEPYFAIKLGTSPGPNDPTSSLTFGQLDEKYASHLSEFFFTPVSTAGASGYTYWKVSIQTFIVDGQPVQLSPSTVRGVRDTQIAVVDTGTTLIVGPTSDVDAIWGATGSAARYNTNEKIWEVRCNKAVDIRLVLGNRDRHVELPIDYEDVNWDEGEHESGWCIGGIQANDDVGSGDWLLGDAFLRSVYTVHFIGNTTHPPSMGFLGTVDRNVTYEQFRAKRGPDLDQSSPPPANIQGVLRTPARPAAPIVYSLGSAGGFIGGAAAMTAFRMRRRFLAGGL comes from the exons ATGATGCTTTCTAATCAGAACAAATT CTCTTACCTTGTCCCGATTCG GATTGGCGGGCAATCTTTTCCATTGATCTTGGACACTGGTTCTTCAGATTTA TGGGTCGTGTCGGATAAATGTTCCTCAAAAGACTGTTCTTCGGTTTCACGATATTCTCAACCATCGTCTAAGGACTTAGAAACTCTGGGAACGCCATTCGATCTTTCATATCTCAAAGGGTCAGTATCAGGAGTTGTCGCCCTTGACGTGGTGTCATTAGGATCATTCGAGATCAGACCTCAAGTCTTTG GGCTCGCCGACGACATCAAGGACATGAATCTGGCTGGTAACGGGCACTCTGGAATTCTCggtctttctttcccttcggaAGCGTCGATCTCTCCCAACGTTGCCCCAACGGTACTGGAGAACATCTTTAAATATCTGGATGAACCCTATTTTGCCATCAAACTCGGAACTAGCCCTGGACCTAACGATCCGACCTCCTCTTTGACCTTTGGGCAGCTGGATGAGAAATATGCGTCCCACCTTTCTGAATTTTTCTTCACCCCTGTTTCCACGGCTGGTGCAAGTGGCTACACTTACTGGAAGGTTTCTATTCAAACTTTCATCGTCGATGGACAACCCGTGCAATTATCACCGTCTACCGTCCGTGGAGTACGCGACACACAAATCGCAGTTGTCGACACCGGCACCACACTTATCGTGGGTCCTACTAGTGACGTCGACGCGATCTGGGGAGCGACTGGTTCCGCTGCTAGGTATAACACTAATGAGAAGATCTGGGAGGTACGTTGCAACAAGGCCGTTGACATTCGGCTTGTCTTGGGGAACAGGGACCGTCATGTAGAGCTTCCCATCGATTATGAGGATGTCAACTGGGACGAAGGTGAACATGAAAGTGGATGGTGTATCGGGGGGATACAAGCCAATGACGAC GTCGGTTCTGGAGACTGGCTACTTGGAGATGCTTTTCTTCGT AGCGTCTACACTGTCCACTTCATCGGAAATACGACACATCCACCCTCCATGGGCTTCTTAGGAACCGTCGACCGTAACGTCACATACGAACAATTCCGAGCGAAGCGGGGGCCCGACTTGGATCAATCGTCGCCGCCGCCAGCGAACATTCAGGGCGTACTAAGAACACCAGCAAGGCCTGCGGCGCCGATTGTTTATAGTCTAGGATCTGCTGGAGGTTTCATTGGCGGAGCGGCAGCGATGACGGCGTTTCGTATGCGGCGTAGGTTTCTTGCTGGAGGTCTGTGA